A window from Streptomyces subrutilus encodes these proteins:
- a CDS encoding alpha/beta hydrolase family protein: MRTATATAAAVTTSLLGAGAAAVAVGRYAADAALRPRPGRPLPGAPRFHVHSAGDGLVTLTRSLGSLRPGTYGLDAPGVHAVVGAVLPDAPHRPDTVVRRLLAVTHGSLDPGTRVTLTPQVHLGNPRTALGLDHADVDVPGELGPLPAWFVPGHRDTWVITAHGLGGSREHPMVVLPFLHRHRFPVLDLAYRGDLGAPASPDGLGHLGESEWRDLDAALRYALRHGARRVVLYGWSTGAAMALRAVERSALADRVSGLVLDSPVLDWHATLRALAAARHAPAAVLPLAVRAAEGRAGLRADRPPPGADPRALRVPVLLFHGPDDTLAPWGPSRRLAAARPDLITLHPVRGAGHGAMWNADPAGYEEILRRFLVPLM; the protein is encoded by the coding sequence GTGCGTACCGCCACAGCGACGGCAGCGGCCGTCACCACCAGCCTCTTGGGCGCCGGCGCGGCCGCGGTCGCGGTCGGCCGGTACGCCGCCGACGCCGCACTGCGCCCCCGACCGGGGCGCCCGCTGCCCGGCGCGCCCCGCTTCCACGTCCACTCGGCCGGCGACGGGCTGGTCACGCTGACCCGCTCGCTCGGCTCCCTGCGCCCCGGCACCTACGGCCTGGACGCCCCCGGGGTGCACGCCGTCGTCGGGGCCGTCCTGCCGGACGCCCCGCACCGCCCCGACACCGTCGTGCGCCGGCTCCTCGCCGTCACCCACGGCAGCCTCGACCCCGGGACCCGCGTCACCCTCACCCCGCAGGTGCACCTGGGCAACCCGCGCACCGCGCTCGGGCTCGACCACGCCGACGTGGACGTCCCCGGGGAGCTCGGTCCGCTGCCCGCCTGGTTCGTGCCCGGCCACCGCGACACCTGGGTGATCACCGCGCACGGGCTCGGCGGCAGCCGCGAGCACCCGATGGTGGTGCTGCCCTTCCTCCACCGCCACCGGTTCCCCGTCCTCGACCTGGCCTACCGCGGCGACCTGGGCGCCCCCGCCTCCCCCGACGGCCTCGGCCACCTCGGCGAGTCGGAGTGGCGCGACCTCGACGCCGCCCTCCGCTACGCCCTGCGCCACGGCGCCCGGCGCGTCGTCCTGTACGGCTGGTCCACCGGCGCAGCCATGGCCCTGCGCGCCGTCGAGCGCTCGGCGCTGGCCGACCGGGTCTCCGGCCTGGTGCTGGATTCCCCCGTGCTCGACTGGCACGCCACCCTGCGCGCCCTCGCCGCCGCCCGGCACGCCCCGGCCGCCGTGCTGCCGCTGGCGGTGCGCGCCGCGGAGGGCCGGGCCGGACTGCGCGCCGACCGGCCGCCCCCGGGCGCCGACCCCCGCGCGCTGCGCGTGCCGGTGCTGCTCTTCCACGGCCCCGACGACACGCTCGCCCCGTGGGGCCCCTCCCGGCGGCTGGCCGCGGCCCGCCCCGACCTGATCACGCTGCACCCCGTCCGCGGGGCCGGACACGGGGCGATGTGGAACGCGGACCCGGCCGGATACGAGGAGATCCTGCGGCGGTTCCTGGTCCCGCTGATGTGA
- a CDS encoding VOC family protein, whose protein sequence is MAGVASICPALLYRDAKAAVRQLTEAFGFTRVAVYEGDDGTVAHAELSHGNGVVMLGSAGRGGAFATAMAGAGPAAVYVVVEDVDAHHRRAVEHGVEVLVPPTDQDYGSRDYLARDAEGNLWSFGTYAPRV, encoded by the coding sequence ATGGCGGGCGTTGCGTCGATCTGCCCGGCCCTGCTCTACCGCGACGCGAAGGCGGCGGTGCGGCAGCTGACGGAGGCGTTCGGATTCACCCGGGTCGCCGTGTACGAGGGGGACGACGGCACGGTGGCGCACGCGGAGCTGTCCCACGGGAACGGCGTGGTGATGCTCGGCAGCGCGGGCCGGGGCGGGGCCTTCGCCACGGCCATGGCCGGCGCCGGCCCGGCCGCGGTCTACGTCGTGGTCGAGGACGTGGACGCGCACCACCGGCGGGCCGTCGAGCACGGGGTCGAGGTCCTGGTGCCCCCGACGGACCAGGACTACGGCTCCCGGGACTACCTGGCCCGGGACGCCGAGGGCAACCTCTGGAGCTTCGGCACGTACGCACCGCGGGTCTGA
- the ypfJ gene encoding KPN_02809 family neutral zinc metallopeptidase, with amino-acid sequence MQFDDDANLDTSEVDDVRGSRIPGGRATIGGGIVGLIALVVGLLFGVGPEQLGLSSGDQQPDPAASSVNQVQQACRTGRDANAREDCRLVAVVNSTQDFWKQEFARRGGQYSPAQTVFFTGRVGTACGTATSAVGPFYCPADRKVYLDLGFFNELRTKFGATGGPFAQAYVVAHEYGHHIQNLTGTLQRAQDGQQGANSNAVKVELQADCYAGVWAHNATRTPDESTGRPLITNLTEQDIRDGLDAAAAVGDDRIQEKFQGRVSPESWTHGSAEQRQQWFYQGYRTGDMAQCNTFR; translated from the coding sequence ATGCAGTTCGACGACGACGCCAATCTGGACACTTCCGAGGTCGACGACGTGCGCGGCAGCCGCATCCCCGGCGGGCGGGCCACGATCGGCGGCGGCATCGTCGGCCTCATCGCGCTGGTCGTGGGGCTGTTGTTCGGGGTGGGCCCGGAGCAGCTGGGGCTCTCCTCCGGCGATCAGCAGCCGGACCCGGCCGCGTCCTCGGTGAACCAGGTGCAGCAGGCCTGCCGGACGGGGCGGGACGCCAACGCCCGCGAGGACTGCCGGCTGGTCGCGGTCGTCAACAGCACCCAGGACTTCTGGAAGCAGGAGTTCGCCCGGCGCGGGGGCCAGTACAGCCCGGCGCAGACCGTGTTCTTCACCGGCCGGGTGGGCACCGCCTGCGGGACGGCGACCTCGGCGGTGGGCCCCTTCTACTGCCCCGCCGACCGGAAGGTCTACCTGGACCTGGGCTTCTTCAACGAGCTGCGGACGAAGTTCGGCGCGACGGGCGGCCCCTTCGCCCAGGCGTACGTGGTCGCCCACGAGTACGGGCACCACATCCAGAACCTGACCGGGACGCTCCAGCGGGCCCAGGACGGGCAGCAGGGGGCGAACAGCAACGCGGTGAAGGTGGAGCTCCAGGCGGACTGCTACGCCGGGGTGTGGGCGCACAACGCGACGCGGACCCCGGACGAGTCCACCGGCCGGCCGCTCATCACCAACCTCACCGAGCAGGACATCAGGGACGGCCTGGACGCGGCGGCCGCGGTCGGCGACGACCGCATCCAGGAGAAGTTCCAGGGCCGGGTGAGCCCGGAGTCGTGGACGCACGGCAGCGCCGAGCAGCGCCAGCAGTGGTTCTACCAGGGCTACCGGACGGGCGACATGGCCCAGTGCAACACCTTCCGCTGA
- a CDS encoding ABC-F family ATP-binding cassette domain-containing protein: protein MITATGVELRAGARVLIESASFRVAKGDRIGLVGRNGAGKTTLTKCLAGEGQPAAGSIARSGEVGYLPQDPRTGDLDVLARDRILSARGLDVLLKKMRMNEERISTGSGATREKALRQYERQETEFLTKGGYAAESEAATISAALGLPDRVLGQPLHTLSGGQRRRVELARILFSDADTLLLDEPTNHLDADSIVWLRDYLKNYRGGFIVISHDVDLVETVVNKVFYLDANRAQIDVYNMGWKLYQQQREADEKRRKRERQNAEKKAAALNSQADKMRAKATKTVAAQNMAKRADRLLAGLEAVRVSDKVAKLRFPDPAPCGKTPLTAEGLSKSYGSLEIFTDVDLAIDKGSRVVILGLNGAGKTTLLRLLSGTEKPDTGVVTAGHGLKLGYYAQEHETLDPERTVLENMRSSAPDLDLVAVRKTLGSFLFSGDDVDKPAGVLSGGEKTRLALATLVVSSANVLLLDEPTNNLDPASREEILGALRTYKGAVILVTHDEGAVEALEPERIILLPDGVEDLWGPDYRDLVALA, encoded by the coding sequence GTGATCACCGCCACCGGCGTCGAGCTGCGCGCCGGCGCCCGCGTCCTCATCGAGTCCGCCTCCTTCCGCGTCGCCAAGGGCGACCGCATCGGCCTCGTCGGCCGCAACGGAGCCGGCAAGACCACCCTCACCAAGTGCCTCGCCGGCGAAGGACAGCCCGCCGCGGGCTCCATCGCCCGCTCCGGCGAGGTCGGCTACCTCCCGCAGGACCCGCGCACCGGCGACCTCGACGTCCTGGCCCGCGACCGCATCCTGTCGGCCCGCGGCCTCGACGTCCTGCTCAAGAAGATGCGGATGAACGAGGAGCGCATCTCCACCGGCTCCGGCGCCACCCGCGAGAAGGCGCTGCGCCAGTACGAGCGCCAGGAGACCGAGTTCCTCACCAAGGGCGGGTACGCCGCCGAGTCCGAGGCCGCGACCATCTCGGCCGCCCTCGGCCTGCCCGACCGGGTGCTCGGCCAGCCGCTGCACACCCTCTCGGGCGGCCAGCGCCGCCGGGTCGAGCTCGCCCGCATCCTCTTCTCCGACGCGGACACCCTGCTCCTCGACGAGCCCACCAACCACCTCGACGCCGACTCGATCGTGTGGCTGCGGGACTACCTGAAGAACTACCGCGGCGGCTTCATCGTGATCTCCCACGACGTCGACCTGGTCGAGACCGTCGTGAACAAGGTCTTCTACCTGGACGCCAACCGCGCCCAGATCGACGTCTACAACATGGGCTGGAAGCTCTACCAGCAGCAGCGCGAGGCCGACGAGAAGCGCCGCAAGCGCGAGCGCCAGAACGCCGAGAAGAAGGCCGCGGCCCTGAATTCGCAGGCCGACAAGATGCGCGCCAAGGCCACCAAGACCGTGGCCGCGCAGAACATGGCCAAGCGCGCCGACCGGCTGCTGGCCGGCCTGGAGGCCGTCCGCGTCTCCGACAAGGTCGCCAAGCTCCGCTTCCCCGACCCGGCGCCCTGCGGCAAGACCCCGCTGACCGCCGAGGGCCTCTCCAAGTCGTACGGCTCGCTGGAGATCTTCACCGACGTCGACCTGGCCATCGACAAGGGCTCCCGCGTGGTCATCCTCGGCCTCAACGGCGCCGGCAAGACCACCCTGCTGCGGCTGCTGTCGGGCACGGAGAAGCCGGACACCGGAGTGGTGACGGCCGGGCACGGCCTCAAGCTCGGCTACTACGCCCAGGAGCACGAGACCCTCGACCCGGAGCGCACGGTCCTGGAGAACATGCGGTCCTCCGCGCCCGACCTGGACCTGGTCGCCGTCCGCAAGACGCTGGGCTCCTTCCTGTTCTCCGGCGACGACGTGGACAAGCCGGCCGGAGTCCTCTCCGGCGGCGAGAAGACCCGGCTGGCCCTGGCCACGCTGGTCGTCTCCTCGGCGAACGTGCTGCTCCTCGACGAGCCCACGAACAACCTCGACCCGGCCAGCCGCGAGGAGATCCTGGGCGCGCTGCGCACGTACAAGGGCGCCGTCATCCTCGTCACCCACGACGAGGGCGCGGTCGAGGCCCTGGAGCCGGAGCGGATCATCCTGCTCCCGGACGGCGTCGAGGACCTGTGGGGACCGGACTACCGGGACCTGGTGGCGCTCGCCTGA
- a CDS encoding helix-turn-helix domain-containing protein, with protein sequence MAETLKKGSRVTGAARDKLAADLKKKYDSGASIRALAEETGRSYGFVHRMLSESGVLLRGRGGATRGKKAATA encoded by the coding sequence GTGGCCGAGACTCTGAAGAAGGGCAGCCGGGTGACCGGCGCCGCGCGCGACAAGCTCGCGGCAGACCTGAAGAAGAAGTACGACTCCGGTGCGAGTATCCGGGCGCTGGCCGAAGAGACCGGCCGGTCCTACGGATTCGTCCACCGGATGCTCAGTGAGTCCGGGGTCTTGCTGCGGGGTCGCGGTGGCGCGACACGCGGCAAGAAGGCCGCCACGGCCTGA
- a CDS encoding enoyl-CoA hydratase/isomerase family protein, whose translation MALLDKDGVRLTVDDSVATVTLTNPAKRNAQSPALWRALAEAGRSLPGTVRVVVLRGEGKSFSAGLDRQAFTPEGFEGEPSFLDLARGSDELLDSTIAEYQEAFTWWRRNDLISVAAVQGHAIGAGFQLALACDLRVVADDVQFAMRETSLGLVPDLAGTQPLTALVGYARALEICATGRSVHAEEAERVGLANLVVPVGELDAAVQDLTTALLAPPRDAVIETKSLLRDAASRPYDDQRAAERAAQARRLRDLAGLSD comes from the coding sequence ATGGCTCTGCTCGACAAGGACGGCGTACGACTCACCGTCGACGATTCGGTCGCCACGGTGACACTGACCAATCCGGCCAAGCGAAACGCCCAGTCCCCTGCGCTCTGGCGGGCTCTGGCGGAGGCCGGACGGTCGTTGCCGGGCACCGTCCGCGTCGTCGTGCTGCGCGGCGAGGGCAAGTCCTTCTCCGCAGGGCTCGACCGGCAGGCGTTCACCCCCGAAGGCTTCGAGGGCGAGCCGTCCTTCCTCGATCTGGCACGCGGTTCGGACGAACTGCTCGACTCCACCATCGCCGAGTACCAGGAGGCGTTCACCTGGTGGCGGCGGAACGACCTCATCTCCGTCGCCGCCGTGCAGGGGCACGCGATCGGCGCCGGCTTCCAGCTCGCTCTGGCGTGTGACCTGCGCGTCGTCGCCGACGACGTGCAGTTCGCCATGCGCGAGACCAGCCTGGGCCTGGTCCCCGACCTGGCGGGCACCCAGCCCCTGACCGCGCTCGTCGGCTACGCCCGCGCGCTCGAAATCTGCGCGACCGGCCGCTCCGTGCACGCCGAAGAGGCCGAGCGCGTCGGCCTGGCCAACCTGGTCGTGCCCGTCGGTGAACTCGACGCGGCCGTCCAGGACCTCACCACCGCGCTGCTGGCCCCGCCGCGGGACGCCGTGATCGAGACCAAGTCCCTGCTGCGCGACGCCGCCTCCCGCCCCTACGACGACCAGCGCGCCGCCGAGCGGGCCGCCCAGGCCCGGCGGCTGCGCGATCTGGCGGGCCTCTCCGACTGA
- a CDS encoding Asp23/Gls24 family envelope stress response protein yields MTESAAGKFAKDPGERGRTSIADGVVEKIAGLAAREVVGVHAMGSGSGLSRTFGAVRDRVPGGTKASVSRGVKAEVGEVQTALDLEIVVDYGVSIRDVARAVRENVISAVERMTGLEVVEVNIAVSDVKLPDEEDDEPESRLH; encoded by the coding sequence ATGACCGAATCCGCAGCAGGGAAATTCGCCAAGGACCCCGGCGAACGGGGCCGCACCAGCATCGCGGACGGCGTGGTCGAGAAGATCGCCGGCCTCGCCGCGCGCGAGGTGGTCGGGGTGCACGCCATGGGCAGCGGCAGCGGCCTGTCGCGCACCTTCGGCGCCGTGCGCGACCGGGTGCCGGGCGGTACGAAGGCCTCCGTCAGCCGCGGGGTGAAGGCCGAGGTCGGGGAGGTCCAAACCGCCCTCGACCTGGAGATCGTCGTCGACTACGGCGTGTCCATCCGCGACGTGGCCCGGGCGGTCCGCGAGAACGTCATCTCGGCGGTCGAGCGGATGACCGGTCTGGAGGTCGTCGAGGTCAACATCGCGGTCAGCGACGTCAAGCTGCCCGACGAGGAGGACGACGAACCGGAGTCCCGGCTCCACTAG
- a CDS encoding Asp23/Gls24 family envelope stress response protein, whose product MTTPTPPGPADVSAADRGATRIADRVVAKIAAQAAREALAGGPGNSGAAGRSGGDPAAHATVTVHHDIARVRVSLELDYPSDLAAQCAAVRRQVARRVEEYASMTVPEVAVEIERLHPADGRFTTGSDRRLR is encoded by the coding sequence ATGACCACGCCGACGCCGCCCGGCCCGGCGGACGTGTCCGCCGCGGACCGGGGGGCCACCCGCATCGCCGACCGGGTGGTGGCCAAGATCGCCGCCCAGGCCGCGCGCGAGGCGCTGGCCGGCGGCCCCGGGAACTCCGGGGCCGCCGGCCGCTCCGGCGGCGACCCCGCCGCGCACGCCACCGTCACCGTGCACCACGACATCGCCCGGGTCCGGGTGAGCCTGGAGCTCGACTACCCCTCCGACCTCGCCGCCCAGTGCGCGGCCGTACGCCGCCAGGTCGCCCGCCGGGTCGAGGAGTACGCGTCGATGACCGTGCCCGAGGTGGCGGTCGAGATCGAGCGGCTGCACCCCGCGGACGGCCGGTTCACTACCGGTTCGGACCGGAGGCTGCGGTGA
- a CDS encoding DUF6286 domain-containing protein, producing the protein MRASAAGARFRSARRIPAAVTALVVLGAAGLLLYDLVAVKAHRPGMGWRRDLARQLERHAPADTAVIVGGAVLALLGALLLLIALTPGLRRVLTMRTPDPEAGVRAGLGRKDAAQVLRDRAMEVPGVRSVRVKVGRSRVGVRATSHFRELDDVRADLDEVLAAGIGELGLAHPPRPRVRVGR; encoded by the coding sequence GTGAGGGCCTCCGCCGCGGGGGCCCGTTTCCGCTCCGCCCGGCGGATCCCGGCCGCCGTCACCGCCCTGGTCGTGCTGGGCGCGGCCGGCCTGCTGCTCTACGACCTGGTCGCCGTGAAGGCCCACCGCCCCGGCATGGGCTGGCGCCGCGACCTCGCGCGCCAACTGGAGCGCCACGCCCCCGCGGACACCGCCGTGATCGTCGGCGGCGCCGTCCTGGCCCTCCTCGGGGCCCTGCTCCTGCTGATCGCCCTCACCCCCGGGCTGCGCCGCGTGCTGACGATGCGCACGCCCGACCCGGAAGCGGGCGTACGGGCCGGGCTCGGCCGCAAGGACGCCGCGCAGGTGCTGCGCGACCGGGCCATGGAGGTGCCCGGGGTGCGGTCGGTGCGGGTCAAGGTGGGCCGCTCGCGCGTCGGGGTGCGCGCCACCTCGCACTTCCGCGAGCTGGACGACGTACGGGCCGACCTGGACGAGGTGCTCGCCGCCGGCATCGGAGAACTGGGCCTGGCGCATCCGCCGCGGCCCCGCGTACGGGTCGGGAGGTGA
- the amaP gene encoding alkaline shock response membrane anchor protein AmaP has protein sequence MLGIVNRVVLAVLGLALLAAGAAVLTGWWPFHGRHAPLLTAATRRRYWDADGWQWWAVAAALAVCVLLALWWLLAQLRSPRLPALAVETDDGAYALLRGRALEEAVAAEAGALDGVARCRVALRGKRGAPALRVALELEPHAVPGDALAALAGPVLHRARTSAGLPDLPAEARLKVTSHRAERVQ, from the coding sequence GTGCTGGGGATCGTGAACCGGGTCGTCCTGGCGGTGCTCGGGCTGGCCCTGCTGGCCGCAGGGGCCGCCGTGCTGACGGGATGGTGGCCGTTCCACGGGCGGCACGCGCCGCTGCTGACCGCCGCCACCCGGCGGCGGTACTGGGACGCCGACGGCTGGCAGTGGTGGGCCGTGGCCGCCGCGCTCGCGGTGTGCGTGCTGCTGGCGCTGTGGTGGCTGCTGGCCCAACTGCGCAGCCCGCGCCTGCCGGCCCTGGCCGTGGAGACCGACGACGGGGCCTACGCCCTGCTGCGCGGCCGCGCGCTGGAGGAGGCGGTGGCCGCGGAGGCCGGCGCCCTGGACGGCGTCGCCCGCTGCCGGGTCGCCCTCCGCGGCAAGCGCGGGGCCCCCGCCCTGCGCGTCGCGCTCGAACTGGAGCCGCACGCCGTGCCCGGGGACGCGCTGGCCGCGCTCGCCGGCCCGGTCCTGCACCGCGCCCGCACCTCGGCCGGGCTCCCGGACCTGCCGGCGGAGGCCCGACTGAAGGTGACCTCGCACCGGGCGGAGCGCGTCCAGTAG
- a CDS encoding SDR family oxidoreductase — MDLGLKDRVYVVTGATRGLGFASARELTADGAKVVVTGREEERAAAAAASLGQNAVGVAADNADPAAAGRLIATARERFGRFDGILISVGGPAPGSAADNTDAQWSAAFESVFLGAVRLARAAAAELGEGGVIGFVLSGSVHEPIPGLTISNGLRPGLAGFAKSLSLELGPRGIRVVGLLPARIDTDRVRELDALSGDAAAARAANESRIPLRRYGTAEEFGRTAAFLLSPAASYLTGVMLPVDGGARHGF, encoded by the coding sequence ATGGATCTTGGACTGAAGGACCGTGTCTACGTCGTCACCGGGGCCACGCGCGGCCTCGGCTTCGCCTCCGCCCGTGAACTGACCGCCGACGGCGCGAAGGTGGTCGTGACGGGCCGGGAGGAGGAGCGGGCGGCCGCGGCCGCCGCGTCGCTCGGCCAGAACGCCGTGGGCGTCGCCGCCGACAACGCCGACCCGGCCGCGGCCGGACGGCTCATCGCCACCGCGCGCGAGCGCTTCGGCCGCTTCGACGGCATCCTCATCAGCGTCGGCGGACCCGCCCCGGGCTCCGCCGCGGACAACACCGACGCACAGTGGTCGGCCGCGTTCGAGTCGGTGTTCCTGGGCGCCGTCCGCCTCGCCCGGGCGGCCGCCGCCGAACTGGGCGAGGGCGGGGTCATCGGCTTCGTCCTCTCGGGCTCGGTGCACGAGCCGATCCCGGGCCTGACCATCTCCAACGGCCTGCGCCCGGGCCTGGCGGGCTTCGCCAAGTCCCTCTCCCTGGAACTCGGCCCGCGCGGCATCCGCGTCGTGGGCCTGCTCCCGGCGCGCATCGACACCGACCGGGTCCGCGAGCTCGACGCGCTGTCCGGTGACGCGGCGGCCGCGCGGGCCGCGAACGAGTCCCGGATCCCGCTGCGGCGCTACGGCACCGCCGAGGAGTTCGGCCGTACGGCCGCCTTCCTGCTGTCTCCGGCCGCGTCCTACCTGACGGGCGTCATGCTCCCGGTCGACGGCGGCGCCCGGCACGGCTTCTGA
- a CDS encoding SURF1 family protein produces MYRFVLTRQWVCLTLVALALIPAMIKLGFWQYHRHEHRVAQNQLIETSLRAKPLPVTDLTSPGHRVPRSDYWRAVTATGTYDTAHEVVVRMRTSRDDKVGYHVVTPLVLADGRVVLVNRGWVPSDGNARDFPPVPAPPSGEVTVTGRLKADETSGASGIKDRKGLPDRQVMLIDSARQAAYLGKPVLGGYLELTGPAPSDGGPEMIAEPDHDSIGPHMAYAVQWWLFAAAVPVGWVVLVRRERRDRDEAAARSVEREPVSA; encoded by the coding sequence GTGTACCGCTTTGTACTGACCCGGCAGTGGGTGTGCCTCACCCTCGTGGCCCTCGCCCTCATCCCCGCGATGATCAAGCTGGGGTTCTGGCAGTACCACCGCCATGAGCACCGGGTCGCGCAGAACCAGCTCATCGAGACGAGCCTGCGGGCGAAGCCGCTGCCCGTCACCGACCTCACCTCCCCCGGCCACCGGGTCCCGCGCTCTGACTACTGGCGCGCGGTCACCGCCACCGGCACGTACGACACCGCGCACGAGGTGGTCGTCCGCATGCGCACCTCGCGCGACGACAAGGTCGGCTACCACGTGGTGACCCCGCTGGTCCTCGCCGACGGCCGGGTGGTCCTGGTCAACCGCGGCTGGGTGCCGAGCGACGGCAACGCGCGCGACTTCCCGCCCGTACCGGCCCCGCCGTCGGGCGAGGTGACCGTCACCGGCCGGCTGAAGGCCGACGAGACGAGCGGCGCCAGCGGCATCAAGGACCGCAAGGGGCTGCCGGACCGCCAGGTGATGCTGATCGACAGCGCCCGGCAGGCCGCGTACCTCGGCAAGCCGGTCCTCGGCGGCTACCTCGAACTCACCGGCCCGGCCCCCTCGGACGGCGGCCCCGAGATGATCGCCGAGCCGGACCACGACTCCATCGGCCCCCACATGGCGTACGCCGTCCAGTGGTGGCTGTTCGCCGCGGCGGTCCCGGTGGGCTGGGTGGTGCTCGTCCGGCGCGAGCGGCGCGACCGCGACGAGGCGGCGGCCCGATCCGTCGAACGGGAGCCGGTCAGCGCGTAG
- a CDS encoding DEDDh family exonuclease codes for MTMLDDRTTAETTWPTAYPQGYAVVDVETTGLARDDRIVSAAVYRLDALGNVEDHWYTLVNPQRDPGPVWIHGLTTDVLRDAPLFADIAEEFAGRLADRVLVAHNAIFDWQMIAREYARAAVTAPVRQRLCTIALSKELNLPLPNHKLESLAAHFGVVQQRAHHALDDARVLAEAFRPSLHAAARDGVRLPLLECRPLTEWSDSPVTPRVGHQAAYRGGGWRPSRRRPPCPHPNPGRFQDGEPLKQGMRIAFSGDTSVDRELLEDRAVEAGLHIATSVSRLTSLLVTNDPDSATSKTLKARSFGTPVVDEAAFTQLLRDVAAVED; via the coding sequence GTGACCATGCTCGACGACCGTACGACCGCAGAGACGACCTGGCCGACCGCGTACCCACAGGGGTACGCGGTCGTCGACGTGGAGACCACCGGGCTCGCGCGCGACGACCGGATAGTGTCCGCCGCCGTCTACCGGCTCGACGCGCTGGGCAACGTCGAGGACCACTGGTACACCCTGGTCAACCCGCAGCGCGACCCGGGGCCGGTGTGGATCCACGGGCTGACGACCGACGTGCTGCGGGACGCTCCCCTCTTCGCGGACATCGCCGAGGAGTTCGCGGGCCGGCTCGCGGACCGGGTGCTGGTCGCGCACAACGCCATCTTCGACTGGCAGATGATCGCCCGGGAGTACGCGCGGGCCGCGGTGACCGCGCCGGTCCGTCAGCGGCTGTGCACCATCGCCCTGTCGAAGGAGCTGAACCTGCCGCTGCCCAACCACAAGCTGGAGTCGCTCGCCGCGCACTTCGGCGTGGTCCAGCAGCGCGCCCACCACGCCCTCGACGACGCCAGGGTGTTGGCCGAGGCCTTCCGGCCGTCGCTGCACGCGGCGGCCCGCGACGGGGTGCGGCTGCCGCTGCTGGAGTGCCGGCCGCTGACGGAGTGGTCGGACTCCCCGGTGACCCCGCGGGTGGGCCACCAGGCCGCGTATCGCGGCGGCGGGTGGCGCCCCTCGCGCAGGCGGCCGCCGTGCCCGCACCCCAACCCGGGGCGCTTCCAGGACGGCGAGCCGCTGAAGCAGGGCATGCGGATCGCCTTCTCCGGCGACACCTCGGTGGACCGCGAGCTGCTGGAGGACCGCGCCGTCGAGGCGGGCCTGCACATCGCGACGAGCGTGTCGCGGCTCACCAGCCTGCTCGTGACGAACGACCCGGACTCGGCGACCTCGAAGACCCTCAAGGCCAGGTCCTTCGGCACGCCGGTCGTGGACGAGGCGGCCTTCACCCAGCTGCTGCGGGACGTGGCCGCCGTCGAGGACTGA
- a CDS encoding TetR/AcrR family transcriptional regulator: MARSTLTRAEVLDAAALLVRQDGPGALTMRKLAAELGTAVTSIYWHVGNRESLLDALVERTVEEMGALAPSGRTPADRILSVARILRRELRERPHLIAMVHERGLTERMFLPAQQALVHEVHAAGLRGARAADAVRAIQFQTIGFLLVERNRERSPAQSPAENELWDPAAAPHDPALARAMARPADPERLFALSVRALVRSLLEPRG, translated from the coding sequence ATGGCCAGAAGCACGCTGACCCGCGCGGAGGTGCTGGACGCCGCCGCGCTGCTGGTCAGACAGGACGGCCCGGGGGCCCTCACCATGCGCAAGCTGGCCGCCGAACTGGGCACCGCCGTGACCTCGATCTACTGGCACGTCGGCAACCGCGAATCGCTGCTCGACGCCCTCGTCGAGCGGACCGTCGAGGAGATGGGCGCCCTCGCCCCGTCCGGCCGCACCCCCGCCGACCGCATCCTGTCGGTGGCCCGCATCCTGCGCCGCGAACTGCGCGAGCGGCCCCACCTGATCGCGATGGTCCACGAACGCGGCCTCACCGAGCGGATGTTCCTCCCCGCCCAACAGGCCCTCGTCCACGAGGTGCACGCCGCCGGACTGCGCGGCGCACGGGCGGCGGACGCGGTGCGCGCGATCCAGTTCCAGACGATCGGCTTCCTGCTCGTCGAGCGCAACCGCGAGCGCTCCCCCGCCCAGTCCCCCGCCGAGAACGAGCTCTGGGACCCGGCCGCGGCCCCCCACGACCCGGCGCTGGCCCGCGCCATGGCCCGCCCGGCGGACCCGGAGCGCCTGTTCGCCCTGTCCGTGCGCGCCCTCGTACGGTCGCTGCTGGAGCCCCGGGGGTAG